One Pectinophora gossypiella chromosome 9, ilPecGoss1.1, whole genome shotgun sequence genomic region harbors:
- the LOC126369844 gene encoding uncharacterized protein LOC126369844, with protein sequence MAESVKPPKYFVTSTLENIAVSWKLWLQQFDWYAIATGLDKKSPEVQVAIFMSSIGPDAAVIYNTFKLNETESQSLKTIKTKFTNHFIPKINETYERYVFNQIVQNDGQSIDDFLTNLKSKVKNCGYGQLEDSIIRDRVVIGVQSDIAREKLLSEENLTLDKTINICHSTEQVRSHLESMKNSNAVNAITCNKKKNINNTKKEDEEFHCKRCDTTHRRKSCPAFGKECKNCKKKNHFAKCCRCKKVETVTKECEKEESSEEDVDTLRVSTCEADIDTEDWYEKAYLQNNIMVKFKLDSGSQCNVISKRILEKCKAEIRPTITKHLTSFSGHKMTVLGEAIIRTKIKEITTEVKYLIVDCDVTPILGKATGVKLNLIKRIDIINVDEDLYDGIGCLKQYVYDIDLVDDPKLPICPARKVPHILRKEVKEELDNMVKEKIIVPVTEPTPAVSPMVVVRKNNKIRLCIDPSEINKNLKRRHYPLNTIEEISARLHDSSWFTLLDCKKGFWQLKVTPRTSKYLTFSTPFGRYSCLRMPFGLASAPEVFQQVMSSLLAEIENVEVSMDDILIHAATKEDLERKTEKVLKKFKDSGLKLNKEKCFYNKQEIKFLGHILTKNGLMPDPEKLETIDKIKKPENVKELQRFLGLITYLSKFIKNLSDITAPLRVLLQKDIEWSWETEQEEAFQELKKSLKSPPVLGYYDPKAPIILSVDASSYACGGVLIQNDKPIAYCAKSFTKTEQNYSQLEKETNAILVACKKFHNYIWGCKDITIESDHKPLQTIFKKPLPDAPPRLQRMFLQILPYNAKIVYKKGTEMYVADTLSRDCVNISQEEMDDKTITICALLPFSKERKIELRQELENDEEMIELKKTILDDSPALKPTVEPAPGLHTSEPGNQCPVVQPTASQVVEHPSTQAPPTNIAPDQPAIQRYAVDTTPAPCTTRSGRVVVQPARYR encoded by the exons ATGGCGGAAAGTGTAAAACCACCAAAGTATTTTGTTACTTCTACGTTGGAAAACATAGCCGTCAGTTGGAAATTATGGCTTCAACAATTCGACTGGTATGCCATCGCCACAGGCCTCGATAAGAAGAGCCCGGAGGTTCAAGTCGCCATTTTTATGAGCTCCATTGGTCCGGACGCCGCGGTCATATAtaatacatttaaattaaaCGAAACCGAGTCGCAGTCACTAAAAACAATCAAAACAAAGTTCACGAATCACTTCATACCTAAAATTAACGAAACTTACGAAAGGTACGTGTTCAATCAGATTGTTCAAAATGATGGTCAGAGCATCGATGACTTTTTAACGAACCTGAAAAGCAAGGTCAAGAACTGTGGTTATGGACAACTAGAGGATAGTATAATCCGTGACAGAGTGGTAATTGGAGTCCAGTCTGACATAGCTAGAGAAAAGCTATTGTCTGAAGAGAACTTAACATTAGATAAAACCATCAATATATGTCATTCCACAGAGCAAGTACGAAGTCATCTAGAGTCGATGAAGAACTCGAACGCCGTTAACGCCATCAcctgtaataaaaagaaaaatattaataatacaaaaaaagaagACGAAGAATTCCATTGTAAGAGGTGTGACACGACACATAGACGCAAATCATGTCCAGCCTTTGGTAAAGAATGTAAGAACTGCAAGAAAAAGAACCACTTCGCAAAATGCTGCAGGTGTAAGAAAGTGGAGACAGTTACTAAAGAATGTGAAAAAGAAGAGTCCAGTGAAGAAGATGTAGATACACTGAGAGTTTCAACATGTGAAGCCGACATAGACACGGAGGACTGGTATGAAAAAGCTTacctacaaaataatataatggtgAAGTTTAAGCTAGACTCTGGCAGCCAGTGTAATGTCATCTCAAAAAGGATTTTAGAAAAATGCAAGGCAGAAATAAGACCTACAATAACGAAGCATTTAACATCATTCTCTGGACACAAGATGACAGTTCTCGGAGAGGCTATAATAAggacaaaaataaaagagatCACTACTGAAGTAAAATACTTGATAGTCGATTGTGATGTAACACCGATATTAGGAAAAGCCACAGGAGTAAAGCTAAATCTTATAAAAAGAATAGATATTATAAATGTGGATGAGGACCTGTATGATGGTATAGGCTGCCTAAAACAATATGTGTATGACATTGACTTAGTAGATGATCCGAAGTTACCCATATGCCCAGCAAGAAAGGTACCCCACATACTAAGAAAAGAGGTAAAAGAGGAGCTAGACAACAtggtaaaggaaaaaataatagtaccagTAACTGAGCCTACTCCCGCAGTATCACCCATGGTTGTTGTgaggaaaaataataaaataagactgTGCATTGACCCAtcagaaataaataagaatCTGAAAAGAAGACATTATCCTCTGAACACTATTGAAGAAATTTCTGCCAGACTACATGACTCAAGTTGGTTCACATTGCTTGACTGCAAGAAAGGATTTTGGCAATTGAAGGTTACACCTCGTACCTCGAAATACCTTACCTTCAGTACACCATTCGGTAGATATTCTTGCCTTAGAATGCCATTTGGTCTCGCGTCAGCGCCAGAAGTGTTCCAGCAAGTAATGAGCTCACTGTTAGCTGAAATAGAGAATGTGGAAGTATCTATGGATGATATTCTAATCCACGCAGCTACAAAGGAAGACCTGGAAAGAAAAACAGAAAAAGTATTAAAGAAATTCAAAGATTCAGGGTTAAagctaaataaagaaaaatgtttctacaataaacaagaaattaagttTTTGGGACACATACTTACCAAAAATGGTCTTATGCCCGATCCAGAGAAGCTAGAGaccatagataaaataaaaaagccagAAAATGTGAAGGAACTTCAAAGATTCCTAGGGCTGATAACATATctttcaaaatttataaaaaatctgtcAGACATAACCGCACCATTAAGAGTATTACTGCAAAAAGATATAGAATGGAGTTGGGAAACAGAGCAAGAAGAAGCTTTCCAAGAACTAAAGAAGAGTTTAAAAAGCCCGCCAGTTTTAGGTTATTATGATCCAAAGGCTCCTATAATACTGTCAGTAGATGCCAGCAGTTATGCATGTGGAGGAGTGTTGATACAAAATGATAAGCCCATCGCATATTGCGCCAAATCGTTTACAAAGACTGAGCAAAATTATAGCCAgttagaaaaagaaacaaacgcTATTTTAGTTGCTTGTAAAAAATTCCACAATTATATTTGGGGATGCAAAGATATTACCATTGAAAGTGACCACAAACCACTGCAAACAATCTTCAAGAAACCATTACCTGATGCACCGCCCAGATTACAGAGAATGTTCTTACAAATTTTGCCTTATAATGCTAAAATAGTCTACAAAAAAGGGACAGAAATGTATGTTGCAGATACTCTAAGTCGAGACTGTGTAAATATCAGCCAAGAAGAAATGGATGACAAAACCATAACAATATGTGCACTGTTGCCCTTttcaaaagaaagaaaaatagagTTGAGACAAGAATTAGAAAATGACGAAGAAATGATAGAATTAAAGAAGACTATACTGGACG ATAGTCCGGCATTAAAGCCAACAGTGGAGCCTGCTCCCGGACTGCATACAAGCGAGCCCGGTAATCAGTGCCCCGTTGTGCAACCTACTGCCAGTCAAGTGGTTGAGCATCCGTCGACTCAGGCGCCACCAACAAACATCGCGCCTGACCAACCGGCCATCCAGCGCTACGCCGTAGATACCACCCCAGCACCATGCACGACAAGGAGTGGTCGCGTCGTAGTTCAACCTGCGAGATATCGCTAA